A genomic segment from Aspergillus puulaauensis MK2 DNA, chromosome 1, nearly complete sequence encodes:
- a CDS encoding putative dihydroxyacetone kinase (DakA) (COG:G;~EggNog:ENOG410PGQZ;~InterPro:IPR004006,IPR004007,IPR012734,IPR036117;~PFAM:PF02734,PF02733;~go_function: GO:0004371 - glycerone kinase activity [Evidence IEA];~go_function: GO:0005524 - ATP binding [Evidence IEA];~go_process: GO:0006071 - glycerol metabolic process [Evidence IEA]) yields MAQTKHFFSDPTHLVHTALNSLTLTNPSLALDHEHKVIFRRPEAVKKGKVAIVTGGGSGHEPAFGGYVGQGLCDASVAGTIFASPSAEQIRIAAMERVNHENGVLIIPMNYTGDVLNFGMATEKSRAAGISTQFFAMNDDVGVGKLKGGKVGRRGIGGGIFTLKIVGALAELGASLDQVYQTAQLANANIVSVGSSLEHVHVPGREPSDDHIPHGEVEVGMGIHNEPGSHRIKATLVELVSTMLLQLLDHNDPDRAYITRKPEDQFALLINNLGGVSTLELSGITDEVYRQLNKDYKIKPARVIQGTFLTSLNGMGFSISLLKLADTGLGPGKSFLELLDAPAEAIGWAAPVSPESWEYRNKPGVEMKKVKAAEQPPSNVKLDIAQIRKVLNAALNSVIKAEPLITRYDTIVGDGDCGIGLKRGAEAVLALINDTSIDFNGDVINTINRIVTVVENTMDGTSGAIYAIFLNALVHGLREQDKGSSTPADVDVWGSALKYSITALGKYTPAQPGDRTMVDALVPFAKTLADKRDVHAAAKAAEEATEATKHMKASLGRTVYVGGEEEWVGKIPDPGAYGLKEFFNGLASAL; encoded by the exons ATGGCGCAGA CAAAACACTTCTTTTCCGACCCCACTCATCTGGTGCACACTGCGCTAAACTCCCTGACACTCACAAACCCTTCTCTCGCACTCGACCATGAGCACAAGGTCATTTTCCGGCGGCCCGAAGCCgtaaagaaaggaaaggtgGCTATTGTTACCGGTGGAGGCTCTGGTCACGAACCCGCTTTCGGAGGATACGTCGGCCAGGGCCTCTGCGATGCCTCTGTGGCAGGGACTATTTTTGCTTCTCCATCTGCAGAGCAGATTCGCATTGCCGCGATGGAGCGCGTTAACCATGAGAATGGagtcctcatcatccccatgaACTACACTGGCGATGTTCTGAACTTTGGTATGGCTACAGAGAAGTCCCGGGCTGCCGGTATCAGCACCCAATTCTTTGCTATGAATGATGACGTTGGTGTTGGAAAGCTGAAGGGAGGCAAAGTCGGCCGCCGTGGAATTGGAGGTGGTATCTTTACCCTGAAGATCGTCGGGGCTTTAGCAGAGTTAGG TGCCTCGCTTGACCAAGTCTACCAGACTGCTCAGCTAGCAAACGCCAATATTGTTTCAGTGGGTTCCTCTCTGGAGCACGTTCACGTGCCTGGCAGAGAGCCCTCTGATGACCACATCCCTCACggcgaggttgaagttggCATGGGTATTCATAATGAGCCAGGATCTCACCGGATCAAGGCCACGCTTGTGGAATTGGTCTCGACAATGCTCCTTCAATTGCTTGACCACAACGACCCTGACAGAGCCTATATTACTCGTAAGCCGGAAGACCAGTTTGCGCTCCTGATCAACAACCTCGGAGGTGTCAGCACCCTCGAACTGTCGGGTATAACCGACGAGGTCTATCGCCAGCTCAACAAAGACTACAAGATCAAGCCCGCGCGAGTCATCCAGGGCACATTCCTCACTAGTCTTAACGGGATGGGTTTCAGTATCTCATTACTCAAACTCGCAGACACAGGGCTGGGCCCTGGCAAGTCCTtccttgagctcctcgatgCCCCCGCTGAGGCAATCGGCTGGGCCGCCCCCGTCAGCCCCGAGAGCTGGGAGTACCGAAACAAGCCGGGAGTTGAAATGAAGAAGGTCAAGGCAGCTGAGCAGCCACCTAGCAATGTCAAGC TGGACATCGCCCAGATTCGCAAAGTCCTCAATGCTGCCCTCAACAGCGTCATTAAAGCAGAGCCCCTAATCACACGCTACGACACAAttgttggagatggagactgTGGCATTGGCCTCAAGCGTGGCGCCGAAGCCGTCCTCGCACTTATCAACGATACTTCTATCGACTTCAACGGCGATGtgatcaacaccatcaatcGCATCGTAACAGTCGTCGAGAACACCATGGATGGTACCTCTGGCGCCATCTACGCTATCTTTCTGAACGCCCTCGTCCACGGACTACGTGAACAAGACAAGGGCTCTTCAACACCTGCCGATGTCGACGTCTGGGGCTCCGCTCTGAAGTACTCCATCACAGCCCTCGGAAAGTACACACCTGCTCAACCGGGCGACCGAACCATGGTAGACGCACTTGTTCCCTTCGCTAAGACGCTTGCGGACAAGAGAGACGTGCATGCTGCTGCCAAGGCTGCGGAGGaagccaccgaagccacAAAACACATGAAGGCCTCGCTTGGGCGTACAGTGTATGTtggtggcgaggaggagtggGTTGGCAAGATTCCCGACCCTGGCGCATACGGACTCAAGGAGTTCTTCAACGGGCTGGCAAGTGCTCTGTGA